A stretch of Pseudomonas sp. CCC3.1 DNA encodes these proteins:
- a CDS encoding CTP synthase produces the protein MTRYIFVTGGVVSSLGKGIASASLAAILEARGLKVTMLKLDPYINVDPGTMSPFQHGEVFVTHDGAETDLDLGHYERFIRTTMTQNNNFTTGRVYEHVLRKERRGDYLGATIQVIPHITDEIKRRIIKGAGDADVAMVEIGGTVGDIESQPFLEAIRQLRIEVGAKRAMLMHLTLVPYIATAGETKTKPTQHSVKELRSIGLQPDVLICRSDHHVDVSSRRKIALFTNVEERAVISLEDADTIYKIPGMLHAQGLDDFVVERFGLQCNSADLSEWDKVVDAKLNPEHEVTIAMVGKYMELLDAYKSLIEAMSHAGISNRTKVNLRYIDSEDIENKGTELLEGADAILVPGGFGLRGVEGKITAVQYARENKVPYLGICLGMQVAVIEFARNVLGWKDANSTEFDRSSGHPVVGLITEWEDATGAVETRTETSDLGGTMRLGAQDCQLEAGSLVHDCYAKDVIVERHRHRYEVNNNLLPQLIDAGLKVTGRSGDGALVEVVEAPDHPWFVACQFHPEFTSTPRDGHPLFTGFVKAALAQHEKKA, from the coding sequence ATGACGCGCTACATCTTCGTCACGGGCGGTGTTGTTTCTTCATTGGGGAAAGGCATTGCCTCGGCTTCATTGGCAGCCATCCTGGAGGCGCGGGGACTTAAGGTCACCATGCTGAAGCTGGACCCCTACATCAACGTTGATCCGGGCACCATGAGCCCGTTCCAGCACGGTGAAGTGTTCGTCACTCACGACGGCGCCGAGACCGACCTGGACTTGGGTCACTACGAGCGGTTCATCCGCACGACCATGACCCAGAACAACAACTTCACCACGGGCCGTGTTTACGAACACGTCCTGCGCAAGGAGCGCCGTGGTGATTACCTGGGTGCAACCATCCAGGTGATTCCGCACATCACCGACGAAATCAAGCGTCGAATCATCAAGGGCGCCGGCGATGCCGACGTAGCGATGGTTGAGATTGGCGGCACTGTGGGTGACATTGAGTCCCAACCGTTCCTCGAGGCTATCCGTCAGTTGCGCATCGAAGTGGGCGCCAAGCGCGCCATGCTGATGCACCTGACTCTGGTTCCGTACATCGCCACTGCTGGCGAAACGAAAACCAAACCAACGCAACACTCGGTTAAAGAATTGCGCTCCATCGGCCTGCAGCCAGACGTTCTGATCTGCCGTTCCGATCACCACGTTGATGTGTCCTCGCGTCGCAAGATCGCGCTGTTCACCAACGTTGAAGAGCGTGCAGTGATTTCGCTGGAAGACGCCGACACCATCTACAAGATCCCGGGCATGCTGCACGCTCAGGGTCTGGATGATTTCGTCGTTGAGCGTTTTGGCTTGCAATGCAACAGCGCCGACCTGTCCGAATGGGACAAAGTGGTCGATGCCAAGCTCAACCCGGAACACGAAGTCACCATCGCCATGGTTGGCAAGTACATGGAACTGCTGGACGCGTACAAGTCGCTGATCGAAGCGATGAGTCACGCCGGTATCTCCAACCGTACCAAGGTCAACCTGCGTTATATCGATTCTGAAGACATCGAAAACAAAGGCACTGAACTGCTTGAAGGCGCTGATGCCATTCTGGTTCCGGGCGGCTTCGGTCTGCGCGGCGTAGAAGGCAAAATCACCGCGGTTCAATATGCTCGCGAAAACAAGGTGCCTTACCTGGGTATCTGCCTGGGTATGCAAGTGGCGGTTATCGAGTTCGCACGTAACGTGCTGGGCTGGAAAGACGCTAACTCTACCGAGTTCGATCGCAGCAGCGGCCACCCGGTTGTGGGCCTGATCACTGAGTGGGAAGACGCCACCGGTGCAGTCGAAACCCGTACCGAAACCTCGGATCTGGGCGGCACCATGCGTCTGGGTGCGCAGGATTGCCAGCTTGAAGCCGGTTCCCTGGTTCACGATTGCTATGCCAAAGACGTGATTGTTGAACGTCACCGTCATCGCTATGAAGTGAACAACAACCTGCTGCCACAACTGATTGACGCGGGCCTGAAAGTGACCGGTCGTTCCGGTGACGGCGCGCTGGTAGAAGTGGTTGAAGCGCCGGATCATCCTTGGTTCGTTGCCTGCCAGTTCCACCCGGAGTTCACCTCGACTCCACGTGATGGTCATCCACTGTTCACCGGTTTCGTCAAAGCAGCACTGGCGCAACACGAGAAGAAGGCATAA
- the tilS gene encoding tRNA lysidine(34) synthetase TilS has translation MPNLSTQLLHALTPWRNAKAWHVALSGGLDSTVLLHLLAHLRQTHSLPALSAVHVHHGLQAASEAWPAHCQALCDSLGVPLQVFHVQVRPGASLERAARDARYQAFESVVQAHEVLLTGQHRDDQAETLLFRLLRGAGVSGLAGMPRQRTLGEGHLCRPLLDVSRAELEAYASANALTWVEDPSNTQTDFSRNYLRHEIFPALLKRWPQATASMARSAAHCAEAQGLLDELAQQDLAGASSDSEFSWLGLPSLALAPIAALSVARQRNALRHWLTAFSRLPDTDHWAGWNALRDARDDAQPVWKLAEGELHRAGGRIWWLCGDWLRQPVAPLLWERPGLPLQLPGNGQLRLLGDIPDGPLRVSYRQGGEVMEVAQRGHRDLKRLLNERGVPGFVRGRLPLLSCNKQLLAVANLNGLDCDPRGCWQLQWLPTS, from the coding sequence ATGCCCAACCTCTCAACGCAACTGCTTCACGCCCTGACCCCCTGGCGCAACGCCAAGGCTTGGCACGTCGCACTCTCTGGCGGCCTTGATTCAACGGTCCTGCTGCACCTTCTCGCCCATCTGCGCCAAACCCATTCGCTTCCCGCTCTGTCCGCAGTCCATGTGCATCATGGCTTGCAGGCGGCCTCAGAGGCGTGGCCGGCGCATTGTCAGGCGCTGTGTGATTCGCTGGGTGTGCCGTTGCAGGTGTTTCACGTGCAGGTCCGCCCTGGTGCAAGCCTTGAGCGTGCCGCGCGAGATGCGCGTTATCAGGCCTTTGAATCGGTTGTGCAGGCACACGAAGTCTTGTTGACCGGCCAGCACCGCGACGATCAGGCAGAAACCTTGCTGTTTCGCCTGCTGCGTGGAGCAGGGGTCAGCGGTCTGGCGGGCATGCCGCGACAGCGAACGCTGGGGGAGGGTCATTTGTGCCGTCCCTTGCTGGATGTTTCTCGGGCCGAGCTTGAGGCGTATGCGAGCGCGAATGCGCTGACCTGGGTTGAAGATCCGTCCAACACGCAAACAGACTTTTCACGCAACTATTTGCGCCATGAAATCTTTCCGGCGCTGCTCAAGCGCTGGCCGCAAGCGACTGCCAGCATGGCGCGAAGTGCAGCGCATTGTGCCGAGGCGCAAGGTTTGCTTGATGAGTTGGCGCAACAAGATCTGGCGGGGGCGAGCTCAGACTCCGAGTTTTCCTGGCTTGGGCTGCCATCTCTGGCGCTCGCTCCGATTGCCGCGCTTTCTGTGGCGCGTCAACGCAATGCCTTGCGGCATTGGCTGACAGCCTTCAGTCGACTCCCGGACACCGATCATTGGGCGGGCTGGAATGCCCTGCGTGATGCCCGTGACGATGCGCAACCGGTCTGGAAACTGGCCGAGGGTGAGTTGCATCGTGCGGGGGGGCGCATCTGGTGGTTATGCGGGGACTGGTTGCGCCAGCCTGTCGCGCCCTTGTTGTGGGAGCGCCCGGGCTTGCCACTGCAATTGCCGGGTAATGGCCAGCTTCGTTTGCTGGGAGATATTCCCGATGGCCCTCTGCGCGTGAGCTATCGTCAAGGAGGCGAGGTGATGGAGGTGGCGCAGCGTGGTCATCGTGATCTCAAACGCTTGCTTAACGAGCGGGGTGTACCCGGCTTTGTGCGTGGCAGATTGCCGCTGTTATCGTGCAATAAGCAGTTATTGGCCGTAGCAAACCTCAATGGACTGGACTGCGACCCCCGTGGGTGTTGGCAATTGCAGTGGTTGCCAACTTCGTGA
- a CDS encoding acetyl-CoA carboxylase carboxyltransferase subunit alpha, producing MNPNFLDFEQPIADLQAKIEELRLVGNDNSLNISDEISRLQDKSKTLTEDIFGKLTSWQIARLARHPRRPYTLDYIDHIFTEFDELHGDRHFSDDAAIVGGIARLDDQPVMVIGHQKGREVREKVRRNFGMPRPEGYRKACRLMEMAERFKMPILTFIDTPGAYPGIDAEERNQSEAIAWNLRVMARLKTPIIATVIGEGGSGGALAIGVCDQLNMLQYSTYAVISPEGCASILWKTAEKAPDAAEAMGITAERLKGLGIVDKVITEPLGGAHRDPAAASATIRGELASQLDMLKKLDTETLLKRRYDRLMSYGL from the coding sequence ATGAACCCGAATTTTCTTGATTTCGAACAGCCGATTGCTGACCTGCAAGCCAAAATCGAAGAGTTGCGCTTGGTCGGTAATGACAATTCGCTGAACATCAGCGATGAAATCTCTCGCCTGCAAGACAAAAGCAAAACGCTGACTGAAGATATTTTCGGCAAGCTGACCAGCTGGCAAATTGCTCGCCTGGCCCGTCACCCGCGTCGTCCTTACACCTTGGACTACATCGATCACATCTTCACTGAGTTCGATGAACTGCACGGCGACCGCCACTTCTCTGATGACGCTGCCATCGTTGGCGGTATTGCTCGTCTCGATGATCAACCAGTAATGGTTATTGGCCATCAGAAAGGTCGTGAAGTCCGTGAGAAGGTCCGCCGCAATTTCGGCATGCCGCGCCCTGAGGGCTATCGTAAAGCCTGCCGTCTGATGGAAATGGCTGAACGCTTCAAAATGCCGATCCTGACGTTCATCGATACCCCGGGTGCTTATCCTGGTATCGACGCAGAAGAGCGCAACCAGAGCGAAGCGATTGCCTGGAACCTGCGGGTGATGGCGCGTTTGAAAACGCCGATCATCGCCACTGTTATCGGTGAAGGGGGCTCGGGTGGTGCATTGGCGATTGGTGTTTGCGATCAACTGAACATGCTTCAGTACTCGACTTACGCGGTAATCTCGCCGGAAGGTTGCGCATCGATTCTGTGGAAAACCGCCGAAAAAGCGCCGGACGCAGCAGAAGCCATGGGCATTACCGCAGAGCGCCTTAAAGGCCTGGGTATTGTTGACAAAGTAATCACTGAGCCATTGGGCGGCGCGCATCGCGACCCGGCGGCAGCGTCTGCGACCATTCGTGGCGAACTGGCATCACAGTTGGACATGCTGAAAAAGCTGGACACCGAAACCTTGCTCAAGCGTCGTTATGATCGCCTGATGAGCTACGGTCTCTGA
- the dnaE gene encoding DNA polymerase III subunit alpha, with the protein MPASFVHLRLHTEYSLVDGLVRIKPLIKTLAGMNMPAVAVTDQNNMCSLVKFYKTAMGGGIKPICGADLWLSNKDPDNPLSRISLLAMNAVGYRNLTELISRGFIDGQRNGQVIIEREWVAEAADGLIMLSAAKEGEIGLALISGNAEEAQILAREWMTVFPDRFYLEVQRTKRPNDEEHLHAAVALADAIGAPLVATNDVRFLKQQDFEAHETRVCIGEGRALDDPRRSKNYSDQQYLKSAEEMAELFSDLPEALENSVEIAKRCNIDVKLGTHFLPNFPIPDGMTIDEYFRKVSFDGLEERLTVLLSKDTTEDYDAKRQVYVDRLNFELDIIIQMGFPGYFLIVMDFIQWAKSNGVPVGPGRGSGAGSLVAYVQKITDLDPLEYDLLFERFLNPERVSMPDFDVDFCMDGRDRVIEYVAEKYGRNAVSQIITFGSMAAKAVIRDVARVQGKSYGLADRLSKMIPFEVGMTLEKAYEQEEILRDFIKVDEEAAEIWEMARKLEGVVRNVGKHAGGVVIAPTKLTDFSPIYCDEEGGGLVTQFDKDDVESAGLVKFDFLGLRTLTVIDWALKTINRDRAKVNEAPLDIAFIPLDDKPTYQLLQKAETTAVFQLESRGMKELIKKLKPDCLEDLIALVALFRPGPLQSGMVDDFINRKHGRAELAYPHSDYQYEGLKPVLAPTYGIILYQEQVMQIAQVMAGYTLGGADMLRRAMGKKKPEEMAKQRGGFIEGCGNNNIDADLAGNIFDLVEKFAGYGFNKSHSAAYGLVSYQTAWLKTHYPAPFMAAVLSADMHNTDKVVTLIEEIRTMKLRLDAPDVNASEFKFTVNDEGRIIYGLGAIKGVGEGPVEAITEARRDGPFTDLFDFCARVDLKRINKRTLDGLIRSGALDRLGPYFHDEPKAYQAHIDQNRAVLLTAMEEAIKAAEQTARTHDSGHADLFGGLFVEEDADVYANHRKAKELTLKERLKGEKDTLGLYLTGHPIDEYEGEIRRFARQRIIDLKPARDTQTVAGMIIALRVMKNKKGDKMGFITLDDRSGRIEASLFAEAFHSAQSLLQTDAMVVVEGEVSNDDFSGGLRLRVKRVMSMEEARTSLAESLRLKVTQTALKGDQLRVLGDLFKKHRGACPITMDYTGEDAKATLQFGDTWRIDPADSLIQALRDQFGKDNVFLQYR; encoded by the coding sequence ATGCCGGCTTCATTCGTTCACCTGCGCCTGCACACTGAATACTCCCTGGTCGATGGCCTGGTGCGGATCAAACCGCTGATCAAAACCCTGGCTGGCATGAATATGCCTGCCGTGGCGGTGACCGATCAGAACAACATGTGCTCCCTCGTCAAATTTTATAAAACAGCCATGGGTGGCGGGATCAAGCCGATTTGCGGCGCTGACTTGTGGCTGTCGAACAAAGACCCGGATAACCCGCTGAGCCGTATCAGCCTGTTGGCGATGAATGCCGTGGGTTATCGCAACCTGACTGAGCTGATTTCCCGTGGCTTTATCGACGGTCAGCGCAACGGTCAGGTAATTATCGAGCGCGAGTGGGTGGCTGAAGCCGCGGACGGCTTGATTATGCTCTCAGCGGCCAAAGAGGGTGAAATCGGCCTTGCACTGATCAGTGGCAATGCCGAAGAGGCGCAAATCCTGGCCCGTGAATGGATGACGGTGTTCCCGGACCGTTTTTACCTGGAAGTACAGCGCACCAAACGTCCCAATGACGAAGAGCATTTGCATGCAGCTGTGGCGCTGGCTGACGCTATCGGTGCGCCCTTGGTGGCAACCAACGATGTGCGCTTCCTCAAGCAGCAGGATTTCGAAGCCCACGAAACGCGCGTATGCATCGGCGAAGGCCGGGCCCTCGATGATCCGCGTCGCTCCAAGAACTACAGCGATCAGCAGTACCTGAAAAGCGCCGAGGAAATGGCCGAGCTGTTCAGTGATTTGCCCGAGGCGCTGGAGAACTCGGTCGAAATCGCCAAGCGCTGCAATATTGACGTGAAGCTGGGTACTCACTTCCTGCCCAACTTCCCGATTCCCGATGGCATGACCATCGATGAGTATTTCCGCAAAGTGTCGTTTGATGGTCTGGAAGAGCGCCTCACCGTTCTGCTGTCCAAAGACACCACCGAGGATTACGACGCCAAGCGTCAGGTGTACGTCGACCGACTGAATTTCGAGCTGGATATCATCATCCAGATGGGGTTCCCCGGTTACTTCCTGATCGTAATGGACTTTATCCAGTGGGCTAAAAGCAACGGCGTGCCGGTGGGGCCTGGCCGGGGATCGGGTGCCGGGTCGCTGGTGGCTTATGTGCAGAAGATTACTGACCTTGATCCGCTGGAATACGACCTGCTGTTCGAGCGATTCCTTAACCCGGAACGGGTATCGATGCCCGACTTCGACGTCGACTTCTGCATGGATGGTCGTGACCGGGTTATTGAATATGTGGCTGAGAAGTACGGCCGCAACGCGGTAAGCCAGATCATCACCTTTGGTTCGATGGCGGCGAAGGCGGTAATCCGCGACGTGGCGCGCGTTCAAGGTAAGTCTTATGGCTTGGCGGACCGTCTGTCGAAGATGATTCCGTTCGAAGTCGGCATGACCCTCGAAAAAGCGTACGAGCAGGAAGAGATCCTGCGTGACTTCATCAAAGTCGATGAAGAAGCCGCCGAAATCTGGGAAATGGCGCGCAAGCTTGAGGGCGTTGTGCGTAACGTGGGCAAGCACGCCGGTGGTGTGGTTATCGCACCGACCAAGCTCACTGACTTTTCGCCGATTTACTGCGACGAAGAGGGCGGCGGTCTGGTGACCCAGTTCGACAAGGATGACGTTGAGTCGGCAGGGCTGGTGAAGTTCGACTTCCTGGGGCTGCGGACCCTGACTGTTATCGACTGGGCGCTGAAAACCATCAACCGTGATCGCGCCAAGGTCAATGAAGCGCCGCTGGACATCGCTTTTATCCCGCTGGACGACAAGCCGACCTATCAGTTGCTGCAAAAGGCTGAGACCACTGCGGTGTTCCAGCTTGAGTCGCGCGGCATGAAAGAGCTGATCAAAAAGCTCAAGCCCGACTGCCTCGAAGACTTGATCGCACTGGTGGCCCTGTTCCGTCCGGGGCCCCTGCAATCAGGCATGGTTGATGACTTTATCAACCGTAAGCACGGTCGCGCCGAGTTGGCGTACCCGCATTCGGATTACCAGTACGAAGGCCTCAAGCCGGTATTGGCGCCGACCTACGGCATCATCCTGTACCAAGAACAAGTGATGCAGATTGCACAGGTCATGGCCGGTTACACCCTCGGCGGCGCTGACATGCTGCGTCGAGCCATGGGTAAGAAAAAACCCGAAGAAATGGCCAAGCAACGCGGCGGTTTCATCGAAGGGTGTGGCAACAACAATATCGATGCTGACCTGGCCGGTAACATTTTCGACCTGGTAGAGAAGTTCGCCGGTTACGGCTTTAACAAATCCCACTCCGCCGCCTACGGCCTGGTGTCGTACCAGACGGCCTGGCTGAAAACCCATTACCCGGCGCCGTTCATGGCCGCGGTACTGTCGGCGGATATGCACAACACCGACAAGGTTGTGACCTTGATCGAAGAAATTCGCACCATGAAGCTGCGTCTTGACGCGCCGGATGTGAATGCTTCGGAGTTCAAGTTCACGGTTAACGATGAAGGCCGCATCATTTATGGCCTTGGTGCGATCAAAGGGGTGGGCGAGGGGCCGGTTGAGGCCATTACCGAAGCGCGCAGGGATGGTCCGTTTACTGACTTGTTCGATTTCTGCGCACGTGTCGACCTTAAACGTATCAATAAGCGCACCCTGGACGGTTTGATCCGTAGCGGCGCGCTGGATCGTCTGGGGCCTTACTTCCATGACGAACCCAAGGCTTATCAAGCGCACATAGACCAGAACCGAGCGGTGTTGCTCACGGCGATGGAAGAGGCGATCAAGGCGGCTGAGCAAACAGCCAGGACCCACGACAGCGGGCATGCCGACTTGTTTGGCGGGTTGTTTGTCGAGGAAGACGCGGATGTCTACGCTAACCATCGCAAGGCGAAGGAACTGACGCTCAAAGAGCGCTTGAAGGGTGAGAAAGATACCCTTGGCCTGTACCTGACCGGTCATCCGATTGACGAATACGAAGGTGAAATTCGCCGCTTTGCCCGTCAGCGCATCATTGACCTCAAACCTGCGCGCGACACTCAGACCGTTGCGGGCATGATCATCGCGTTGCGGGTGATGAAAAACAAAAAAGGCGACAAGATGGGCTTCATCACTCTGGACGACCGTTCGGGGCGGATTGAGGCGTCGCTGTTTGCTGAGGCTTTCCATTCGGCACAATCGTTGTTGCAGACGGATGCCATGGTGGTGGTCGAGGGCGAAGTCAGTAACGACGATTTCTCCGGTGGCTTGCGTCTGCGGGTCAAGCGGGTGATGAGCATGGAAGAAGCGCGCACCAGCCTGGCTGAAAGTCTGCGTCTGAAGGTGACGCAAACTGCGCTGAAAGGCGATCAACTGCGTGTGCTGGGCGATTTGTTCAAAAAACATCGCGGGGCGTGCCCGATCACCATGGACTACACCGGCGAAGACGCCAAGGCCACGTTGCAGTTCGGCGATACCTGGCGGATTGATCCGGCAGACAGCTTGATTCAAGCCTTGCGTGACCAGTTCGGGAAAGACAACGTCTTCCTCCAATACCGTTGA
- the rnhB gene encoding ribonuclease HII gives MQIGLDFNLVNQVDDLVAGVDEVGRGPLCGAVVTAAVILDPARPIAGLNDSKKLTEARREKLFDEICEKALSWHIARAEVEEIDELNILHATMLAMQRAVEGLSITPKLAMIDGNRCPKLAMPAEAVVKGDSKVPAIAAASILAKVSRDREMAAFELQYPGYGIGGHKGYPTTVHLEALERLGPTPIHRRSFGPVRRAYEALEGLAKV, from the coding sequence ATGCAAATCGGATTGGACTTCAACCTGGTCAATCAGGTCGACGATCTCGTTGCCGGCGTTGATGAAGTCGGTCGTGGCCCGTTATGCGGCGCAGTGGTCACGGCAGCGGTGATTCTCGACCCTGCGCGTCCTATCGCGGGGCTTAACGACTCCAAGAAGCTCACTGAGGCACGTCGCGAGAAGCTCTTTGACGAAATCTGTGAAAAAGCGCTGAGCTGGCATATCGCGCGGGCTGAAGTCGAGGAAATCGACGAACTGAATATTTTGCATGCCACGATGCTGGCCATGCAGCGCGCGGTGGAGGGGCTGAGCATTACCCCCAAACTGGCGATGATCGATGGCAATCGCTGCCCCAAATTAGCGATGCCTGCCGAGGCAGTGGTCAAAGGCGACAGTAAAGTGCCTGCCATTGCAGCGGCCTCAATTCTGGCCAAGGTCAGCCGTGATCGCGAAATGGCGGCATTCGAGCTGCAATATCCTGGCTACGGGATTGGCGGTCACAAAGGCTATCCGACGACCGTCCATCTGGAAGCGCTCGAGCGTCTGGGCCCGACACCGATTCATCGGCGCTCGTTTGGTCCGGTTCGCCGCGCCTATGAGGCCCTTGAAGGTCTTGCCAAGGTTTAG
- the lpxB gene encoding lipid-A-disaccharide synthase: MARLRIALVAGEASGDILGSGLMRALKAQHPDIEFIGVGGPLMEAEGMTSYFPMERLSVMGLVEVLGRLRELLKRRKALVQTLIAEKPDVFIGIDAPDFTLNIELQLRRAGIKTVHYVSPSVWAWRQKRVLKIREGCDLMLTLFPFEAKFYEEKGVPVRFVGHSLADAIPLEADRAAARAELGLPDGPLVALMPGSRGGEVGKLGGLFLDAAQKIREARPEVRFVLPCASHARRIQIEQLLAGRDVPVTLLDGQSHVALAACDAVLIASGTATLEALLYKRPMVVAYRLSSLTFWILKRLVKSPYVSLPNLLAQRLLVPELLQDAATPEALAETLLPLLDSGEEQTRGFDEIHRTLRLDASNQAADAVLGLIATSK, translated from the coding sequence ATGGCTAGATTGCGTATTGCGCTGGTGGCAGGCGAAGCCTCTGGTGACATTCTGGGTTCAGGGTTGATGCGAGCGCTTAAGGCTCAGCATCCTGATATCGAATTTATCGGTGTTGGCGGGCCATTGATGGAAGCCGAGGGCATGACCTCTTACTTCCCGATGGAGCGTTTATCGGTGATGGGGCTGGTTGAAGTCCTTGGCCGTTTGCGCGAGCTGCTCAAGCGCCGCAAAGCCCTGGTGCAAACGCTGATTGCTGAAAAGCCTGATGTGTTTATCGGTATCGATGCGCCTGACTTTACCCTCAATATCGAACTCCAGTTGCGCCGTGCCGGGATCAAAACCGTGCACTACGTCAGTCCGTCTGTCTGGGCCTGGCGTCAGAAGCGGGTGCTGAAAATCCGCGAAGGCTGCGATTTGATGCTCACGCTGTTTCCGTTTGAAGCCAAATTCTACGAAGAGAAGGGTGTTCCGGTTCGGTTTGTCGGGCACTCATTGGCAGATGCCATTCCGCTTGAAGCCGATCGTGCAGCGGCCCGCGCTGAATTGGGTTTGCCTGATGGGCCGTTGGTGGCTCTGATGCCAGGCAGCCGTGGCGGCGAAGTCGGCAAGCTGGGTGGTTTGTTTCTCGATGCAGCGCAGAAAATTCGCGAGGCGCGCCCCGAAGTACGCTTCGTCCTGCCGTGCGCCAGCCATGCGCGGCGTATCCAGATTGAGCAACTGCTGGCCGGTCGTGATGTGCCCGTGACCTTGCTCGATGGCCAATCACACGTGGCGCTGGCCGCCTGCGATGCGGTGCTGATTGCGTCTGGTACTGCCACCCTGGAGGCGCTGCTGTACAAGCGTCCGATGGTCGTCGCTTATCGTCTCTCGTCGCTGACGTTCTGGATTCTCAAGCGCTTGGTTAAAAGCCCTTACGTGTCTTTGCCCAACTTGCTGGCTCAACGGCTGCTGGTGCCTGAGTTATTGCAAGATGCGGCGACTCCCGAGGCGTTGGCTGAAACCCTGCTGCCTTTGCTGGACAGTGGCGAAGAACAAACCCGTGGCTTCGATGAGATCCATCGAACCTTGCGCCTGGACGCCTCCAATCAGGCCGCAGACGCGGTACTGGGTCTGATCGCAACATCCAAATGA
- the lpxA gene encoding acyl-ACP--UDP-N-acetylglucosamine O-acyltransferase — MSLIDPRAIIDPTAILADDVEVGPWSIIGAGVEIGEGTVIGPHVILKGPTKIGKHNRIYQFSSVGEDTPDLKYKGEETRLVIGDHNVIREGVTIHRGTVQDRSETTLGDHNLVMAYAHIGHDSVIGNHCILVNNAALAGHVHMGDWAILSGFTLVHQFCHIGAHSFSGMGTAIGKDVPAFVTVFGSPAEARSMNFEGMRRRGFSDEAIHALRRAYKVVYRQGLTVDQALAELAEPAVQFPEVAMFVESIRSSTRGITR; from the coding sequence ATGAGTTTGATTGACCCTCGCGCAATCATCGATCCGACGGCCATTTTGGCCGACGACGTCGAGGTCGGCCCGTGGTCGATCATCGGCGCAGGTGTGGAAATCGGCGAGGGGACTGTGATTGGGCCGCATGTGATTCTCAAAGGTCCAACCAAGATTGGTAAACACAATCGCATCTACCAGTTTTCTTCGGTAGGCGAGGACACGCCAGATCTGAAGTACAAAGGCGAAGAAACACGTCTGGTGATCGGTGATCACAACGTGATTCGTGAAGGGGTCACCATTCACCGTGGCACGGTCCAGGACCGTTCCGAAACCACGCTGGGCGATCACAACCTGGTCATGGCTTATGCCCACATCGGGCATGACAGCGTCATCGGCAATCACTGCATTCTGGTCAATAACGCCGCGTTGGCGGGCCATGTGCATATGGGTGATTGGGCCATTCTGTCGGGTTTTACGCTGGTCCATCAGTTCTGCCATATCGGCGCGCACAGCTTTTCGGGCATGGGCACGGCTATTGGCAAGGACGTTCCGGCGTTCGTCACCGTGTTCGGCAGCCCTGCCGAGGCGCGCAGCATGAACTTTGAAGGCATGCGTCGTCGGGGTTTCAGTGACGAAGCCATCCATGCCCTGCGTCGAGCGTACAAAGTCGTGTATCGACAAGGTCTGACGGTTGATCAGGCACTTGCAGAGCTCGCCGAGCCTGCTGTGCAATTTCCTGAAGTCGCGATGTTTGTCGAATCCATCCGTTCCTCCACTCGCGGCATTACGCGCTAG
- the fabZ gene encoding 3-hydroxyacyl-ACP dehydratase FabZ, with protein MMDINEIREYLPHRYPFLLVDRVVDLDVENKRIRAYKNVSINEPFFNGHFPAHPIMPGVLIIEAMAQAAGILGFKMLDVKPADGTLYYFVGSDKLRFRQPVLPGDQLILEAKFLSCKRSIWKFECQASVDGKPVCSAEIICAERKL; from the coding sequence ATGATGGACATCAACGAGATTCGCGAATATCTGCCCCACCGTTACCCGTTCCTGCTGGTGGACCGGGTGGTGGATCTGGATGTCGAGAACAAGCGCATTCGTGCCTACAAGAATGTCAGCATCAACGAACCTTTCTTCAACGGTCACTTCCCGGCGCACCCGATCATGCCCGGTGTATTGATCATTGAAGCCATGGCTCAGGCCGCTGGCATCCTGGGTTTCAAAATGCTGGATGTTAAACCGGCAGACGGCACACTCTATTATTTCGTAGGTTCTGACAAACTGCGCTTTCGCCAGCCCGTGCTGCCAGGTGACCAACTGATCCTTGAAGCCAAGTTTCTGAGCTGCAAGCGCTCTATCTGGAAGTTTGAGTGCCAGGCATCGGTTGACGGCAAGCCGGTGTGCTCGGCTGAAATTATCTGTGCGGAACGCAAACTATGA